One Chroicocephalus ridibundus chromosome 21, bChrRid1.1, whole genome shotgun sequence DNA segment encodes these proteins:
- the POGZ gene encoding pogo transposable element with ZNF domain isoform X3, whose product MVKRSNEQCRKGKWGALLQRSRECSFELMDTNYGSNCRKPRCFFSLKEFIRVGRIPCQGKLGSRAGAEGGLGRGCSHVWARSFPSFKLGHSISVMMADTDLFMECEEEELEPWQKISDVIEDSVVEDYNSVDKTATAGNPLVQQSGQPLILTQNPASGLGTMVTQPVLRPVQIMQNANHVTNSPVTSQPIFITTQGFPVRNVRPVQNTMNQVGIVLNVQQGQTVRPITLVPAPGTQFVKPTVGVPQVFSQMAQVRPGTTMPVRPTTNTFTTVIPATLTIRSTVPQSQAQQQSKSTPSTSTTPTATQPTPLGQLTVQQPGQSSQATNPKLGQSPGPLVVSNSSPVHGSQRSSVSESSSSSSSLKVSSSPIPTFDLQDGGRKVCPRCDAQFRVTEALRGHMCYCCPEMVEFLKKRKSLESEPNIQSAKPPSPEKTTAVASPPSSTPIPALSPPAKAPEPSENVVDSSQSKLIMLVDDFYYGRDGGKVSQLLNFPKVPTSFRCPHCTKRLKNNIRFMNHMKHHVELDQQNGEVDVHTICQHCYRQFSTPFQLQCHLENVHSPYESTTKCKICEWAFESEPMFLQHMKDTHKPGEMPYVCQVCQYRSSLYSEVDSHFRMIHEDTRHLLCPYCLKVFKNGNAFQQHFMRHQKKSVYHCNKCRLQFIFAKDKIEHKLQHHKTFRKPKQLEGLKPGTKVTIRASRGQPRTVPISSNDMPQGPGQETAPLSSSTDPQPIFLYPPVQRNVQKRAVKKMSVLGRQTCLECSFEIPDFPNHFPTYVHCSLCRYSTCCSRAYANHMINNHVPRKSPKYLALFKNYTACGVKLSCSSCLFVTSEGDAMAKHLVFNPSHEFSNIIFRGPTWISHSRHVQPQDKSVKNTCPAYSPAKAATVKTKSVLPAKDDLEPELAPAAYGRPLVCQEEECLNIDAQEDEQPTKEPEPASKKEQLSVKKLRVVLFALCCNTEQAAEHFRNPQRRIKRWLRRFQAFQEENLASLSEGKYLSLEAEEKLAEWVLTQREQQLPVNEETLFQKATKIGRSLEGGFKISYEWAVRFMLRHNLSTHTRRAVAHPLPKDVEDNASCFIEFVQRQIHTQDLPLSMIAAIDEISLFLDVEVLSSDDRKENALQTVGTGEPWCDVVLTILADGSVLPTLVFYRGHVQQPANVPESIMLEAKENGYSDDEVMELWSSRVWQKHTRCQNSKGMLVLDCHRTHLSEEVLSLLSASSTLPAVVPAGCSSKIQPLDVCIKRTVKNFLHKKWKEQAKEMADSTCDSDILLQLVLCWLAEVLEVIGDSPELVQQSFLVASVLPGPDGTANSPRRNADMQEELIASLEEQLKLSEGQREAAAAEAQDRREAEEAADPEILHQLFEGESETESFYGFEDADLDLMEI is encoded by the exons ATTCAGTTGATAAAACTGCTACAG ctggCAATCCTCTCGTTCAGCAGAGTGGCCAGCCACTAATCCTCACCCAGAACCCAGCCTCGGGTCTGGGCACGATGGTGACTCAGCCAGTGTTACGACCTGTACAGATCATGCAGAACGCCAATCACGTCACCAATTCTCCAGTGACCAGCCAGCCCATCTTCATAACGACCCAG GGATTTCCCGTGAGGAACGTGCGGCCTGTACAAAACACAATGAACCAAGTTGGAATTGTTCTCAACGTACAGCAAGGTCAGACAGTTAGACCCATCACCCTCGTCCCAG CCCCAGGTACCCAGTTTGTTAAACCAACGGTCGGAGTTCCTCAGGTGTTCTCTCAAATGGCCCAGGTGAGACCAGGTACAACCATGCCGGTCCGACCCACCACCAACACTTTCACTACGGTCATTCCGGCCACGCTCACCATCAGGAGCACTGTGCCACAGTCCCAGGCGCAGCAGCAAAGTAAGTCCACTCCCAGCACCTCCACAACTCCTACTGCAACGCAGCCAACACCACTTGGACAGTTAACTGTGCAGCAGCCAGGGCAGTCCAGTCAAGCTACTAACCCCAAATTAG GACAGAGCCCTGGCCCGCTGGTGGTTTCCAACAGCAGCCCTGTGCACGGTTCCCAGAGATCCAGCGTTTCAGAGTCGTCGTCGTCATCGTCGTCATTAAAAG tcagttcatctcCTATTCCCACATTCGACTTGCAAGATGGTGGCAGGAAGGTCTGCCCAAGGTGTGATGCTCAGTTTCGAGTCACCGAAGCTTTAAGAGGACACATGTGT tactGCTGCCCTGAAATGGTTGAAttcctcaagaaaagaaaatctctagAATCTGAACCAAATATTCAATCTGCAAAGCCTCCGTCTCCAGAAAAAACTACAGCTGTTGCTTCACCACCCTCTTCTACTCCtatccctgccctgtccccgccTGCTAAAGCTCCAGAGCCAAGTGAAAACGTAGTTGACTCGTCCCAAAGTAAGCTCATTATGTTGGTAGATGATTTCTACTACGGCAGAGATGGTGGCAAAGTGAGCCAGCTCCTGAACTTCCCCAAGGTTCCAACTTCCTTCAGGTGTCCACACTGCACCAAGAGGCTAAAGAACAACATACG GTTTATGAACCACATGAAGCACCACGTTGAACTGGACCAGCAGAACGGGGAGGTGGATGTCCACACCATCTGCCAGCATTGTTACAGACAGTTCTCCACTCCGTTTCAGCTGCAGTGTCACTTAGAGAACGTCCACAGTCCCTATGAGTCAACAA caaAGTGCAAGATTTGCGAGTGGGCGTTTGAGAGCGAGCCGATGTTCCTACAGCACATGAAGGACACTCACAAGCCTGGGGAGATGCCCTACGTTTGTCAG GTCTGCCAGTATCGTTCATCACTCTATTCTGAAGTGGATAGCCATTTCCGAATGATCCACGAAGACACGCGGCACCTGCTCTGCCCTTACTGTCTCAAGGTCTTTAAGAACGGCAATGCCTTCCAGCAGCACTTCATGAGGCATCAG AAGAAGAGTGTTTATCACTGCAACAAGTGTAGACTCCAGTTCATATTTGCCAAGGATAAAATTGAACACAAGCTGCAGCACCACAAAACTTTCCGAAAGCCCAAACAATTAGAAGGATTGAAACCTGGAACCAAG GTTACGATCAGGGCATCCAGAGGACAGCCGCGCACAGTGCCAATATCGTCCAACGACATGCCGCAGGGCCCTGGGCAGGAAACCGCTCCGCTGTCGTCTTCTACCGATCCCCAGCCCATCTTCCTGTACCCGCCTGTCCAGAGGAACGTCCAGAAGAGAGCGGTCAAAAAAAT GAGCGTCCTGGGGAGACAGACCTGCCTGGAGTGCAGCTTCGAAATCCCCGACTTCCCGAACCACTTCCCCACCTACGTGCACTGCTCGCTGTGTCGCTACAGCACCTGCTGCTCCAGAGCTTACGCCAACCACATGATCAA caaCCATGTTCCTCGGAAGAGTCCAAAATACTTGGCTTTGTTTAAAAACTACACTGCCTG CGGTGTGAAGCTGTCGTGTTCCTCCTGTCTCTTTGTAACATCTGAGGGTGATGCGATGGCCAAACATCTGGTTTTCAATCCATCACACGAGTTTAGTAACATTATTTTCCGAG gGCCTACTTGGATATCGCATTCCAG GCACGTTCAGCCCCAGGACAAAAGCGTGAAGAACACGTGCCCTGCCTATTCCCCGGCTAAAGCTGCTACTGTGAAAACAAAGTCTGTGTTACCCGCGAAGGACGACCTGGAGCCCGAGCTGGCACCGGCAGCCTACGGCCGGCCTCTGGTCTGCCAGGAGGAAGAGTGCTTAAATATTGATGCTCAAGAAGACGAGCAGCCGACAAAGGAGCCCGAGCCCGCGAGCAAAAAGGAGCAGCTGTCGGTAAAGAAGCTGCGAGTTGTACTGTTTGCCTTGTGCTGCAACACGGAGCAGGCTGCGGAGCACTTCCGAAACCCTCAGAGGCGGATCAAGCGCTGGCTACGCAGGTTTCAAGCTTTCCAAGAAGAGAACTTGGCGTCCCTGTCGGAGGGCAAGTACCTCAGCTTAGAGGCTGAAGAGAAGCTGGCGGAATGGGTCCTCACGCAGagggagcagcagctgcctgtcAACGAGGAGACTCTCTTCCAGAAAGCCACCAAGATCGGCCGCTCCCTCGAAGGTGGCTTCAAGATCTCCTACGAGTGGGCGGTGAGGTTCATGCTGCGGCACAACCTCAGCACGCACACGCGAAGGGCCGTGGCTCACCCTCTCCCCAAAGACGTGGAGGACAACGCCAGTTGCTTCATCGAGTTCGTGCAGCGGCAAATCCACACTCAAGACCTGCCCCTCTCCATGATCGCCGCCATCGATGAGATCTCCCTCTTCCTCGACGTGGAGGTGCTGAGCAGCGATGACCGGAAGGAGAACGCTCTGCAGACGGTGGGGACCGGGGAGCCCTGGTGCGACGTTGTCCTCACCATCCTCGCCGACGGAAGCGTTCTCCCAACGCTGGTCTTCTACCGGGGTCACGTACAGCAGCCCGCCAACGTGCCGGAATCCATCATGTTGGAAGCAAAGGAGAACGGATACAGCGACGACGAAGTCATGGAGCTGTGGTCGTCCCGAGTGTGGCAGAAGCACACGCGGTGCCAGAACAGCAAGGGCATGCTCGTGCTGGACTGTCACCGAACGCACCTCTCCGAGGAGGTACTGTCCTTGCTGAGCGCCTCCAGCACCCTGCCGGCTGTCGTCCCCGCTGGCTGCAGCTCCAAAATCCAACCCCTGGATGTTTGTATAAAAAGGACTGTGAAAAATTTCTTGCATAAAAAGTGGAAAGAGCAAGCCAAGGAGATGGCGGACTCCACGTGCGACTCGGACATTCTCCTCCAGCTGGTTCTGTGCTGGCTGGCGGAGGTGCTGGAGGTCATTGGTGACTCTCCCGAACTGGTGCAGCAGTCCTTCCTGGTGGCCAGCGTCCTGCCCGGCCCCGACGGCACCGCCAACTCGCCCCGGCGCAACGCCGACATGCAGGAGGAGCTGATCGCCtcgctggaggagcagctgaagctgagcgaggggcagcgggaggcggcggcggccgaggccCAGGACCGGAGGGAGGCCGAGGAGGCCGCGGACCCCGAGATCCTCCATCAGCTCTTCGAAGGGGAAAGCGAGACTGAGTCCTTCTATGGCTTTGAAGACGCCGATTTGGATCTGATGGAAATCTGA
- the POGZ gene encoding pogo transposable element with ZNF domain isoform X5 — protein sequence MVKRSNEQCRKGKWGALLQRSRECSFELMDTNYGSNCRKPRCFFSLKEFIRVGRIPCQGKLGSRAGAEGGLGRGCSHVWARSFPSFKLGHSISVMMADTDLFMECEEEELEPWQKISDVIEDSVVEDYNSVDKTATAGNPLVQQSGQPLILTQNPASGLGTMVTQPVLRPVQIMQNANHVTNSPVTSQPIFITTQGFPVRNVRPVQNTMNQVGIVLNVQQGQTVRPITLVPAPGTQFVKPTVGVPQVFSQMAQVRPGTTMPVRPTTNTFTTVIPATLTIRSTVPQSQAQQQRQSPGPLVVSNSSPVHGSQRSSVSESSSSSSSLKVSSSPIPTFDLQDGGRKVCPRCDAQFRVTEALRGHMCYCCPEMVEFLKKRKSLESEPNIQSAKPPSPEKTTAVASPPSSTPIPALSPPAKAPEPSENVVDSSQSKLIMLVDDFYYGRDGGKVSQLLNFPKVPTSFRCPHCTKRLKNNIRFMNHMKHHVELDQQNGEVDVHTICQHCYRQFSTPFQLQCHLENVHSPYESTTKCKICEWAFESEPMFLQHMKDTHKPGEMPYVCQVCQYRSSLYSEVDSHFRMIHEDTRHLLCPYCLKVFKNGNAFQQHFMRHQKKSVYHCNKCRLQFIFAKDKIEHKLQHHKTFRKPKQLEGLKPGTKVTIRASRGQPRTVPISSNDMPQGPGQETAPLSSSTDPQPIFLYPPVQRNVQKRAVKKMSVLGRQTCLECSFEIPDFPNHFPTYVHCSLCRYSTCCSRAYANHMINNHVPRKSPKYLALFKNYTACGVKLSCSSCLFVTSEGDAMAKHLVFNPSHEFSNIIFRGPTWISHSRHVQPQDKSVKNTCPAYSPAKAATVKTKSVLPAKDDLEPELAPAAYGRPLVCQEEECLNIDAQEDEQPTKEPEPASKKEQLSVKKLRVVLFALCCNTEQAAEHFRNPQRRIKRWLRRFQAFQEENLASLSEGKYLSLEAEEKLAEWVLTQREQQLPVNEETLFQKATKIGRSLEGGFKISYEWAVRFMLRHNLSTHTRRAVAHPLPKDVEDNASCFIEFVQRQIHTQDLPLSMIAAIDEISLFLDVEVLSSDDRKENALQTVGTGEPWCDVVLTILADGSVLPTLVFYRGHVQQPANVPESIMLEAKENGYSDDEVMELWSSRVWQKHTRCQNSKGMLVLDCHRTHLSEEVLSLLSASSTLPAVVPAGCSSKIQPLDVCIKRTVKNFLHKKWKEQAKEMADSTCDSDILLQLVLCWLAEVLEVIGDSPELVQQSFLVASVLPGPDGTANSPRRNADMQEELIASLEEQLKLSEGQREAAAAEAQDRREAEEAADPEILHQLFEGESETESFYGFEDADLDLMEI from the exons ATTCAGTTGATAAAACTGCTACAG ctggCAATCCTCTCGTTCAGCAGAGTGGCCAGCCACTAATCCTCACCCAGAACCCAGCCTCGGGTCTGGGCACGATGGTGACTCAGCCAGTGTTACGACCTGTACAGATCATGCAGAACGCCAATCACGTCACCAATTCTCCAGTGACCAGCCAGCCCATCTTCATAACGACCCAG GGATTTCCCGTGAGGAACGTGCGGCCTGTACAAAACACAATGAACCAAGTTGGAATTGTTCTCAACGTACAGCAAGGTCAGACAGTTAGACCCATCACCCTCGTCCCAG CCCCAGGTACCCAGTTTGTTAAACCAACGGTCGGAGTTCCTCAGGTGTTCTCTCAAATGGCCCAGGTGAGACCAGGTACAACCATGCCGGTCCGACCCACCACCAACACTTTCACTACGGTCATTCCGGCCACGCTCACCATCAGGAGCACTGTGCCACAGTCCCAGGCGCAGCAGCAAA GACAGAGCCCTGGCCCGCTGGTGGTTTCCAACAGCAGCCCTGTGCACGGTTCCCAGAGATCCAGCGTTTCAGAGTCGTCGTCGTCATCGTCGTCATTAAAAG tcagttcatctcCTATTCCCACATTCGACTTGCAAGATGGTGGCAGGAAGGTCTGCCCAAGGTGTGATGCTCAGTTTCGAGTCACCGAAGCTTTAAGAGGACACATGTGT tactGCTGCCCTGAAATGGTTGAAttcctcaagaaaagaaaatctctagAATCTGAACCAAATATTCAATCTGCAAAGCCTCCGTCTCCAGAAAAAACTACAGCTGTTGCTTCACCACCCTCTTCTACTCCtatccctgccctgtccccgccTGCTAAAGCTCCAGAGCCAAGTGAAAACGTAGTTGACTCGTCCCAAAGTAAGCTCATTATGTTGGTAGATGATTTCTACTACGGCAGAGATGGTGGCAAAGTGAGCCAGCTCCTGAACTTCCCCAAGGTTCCAACTTCCTTCAGGTGTCCACACTGCACCAAGAGGCTAAAGAACAACATACG GTTTATGAACCACATGAAGCACCACGTTGAACTGGACCAGCAGAACGGGGAGGTGGATGTCCACACCATCTGCCAGCATTGTTACAGACAGTTCTCCACTCCGTTTCAGCTGCAGTGTCACTTAGAGAACGTCCACAGTCCCTATGAGTCAACAA caaAGTGCAAGATTTGCGAGTGGGCGTTTGAGAGCGAGCCGATGTTCCTACAGCACATGAAGGACACTCACAAGCCTGGGGAGATGCCCTACGTTTGTCAG GTCTGCCAGTATCGTTCATCACTCTATTCTGAAGTGGATAGCCATTTCCGAATGATCCACGAAGACACGCGGCACCTGCTCTGCCCTTACTGTCTCAAGGTCTTTAAGAACGGCAATGCCTTCCAGCAGCACTTCATGAGGCATCAG AAGAAGAGTGTTTATCACTGCAACAAGTGTAGACTCCAGTTCATATTTGCCAAGGATAAAATTGAACACAAGCTGCAGCACCACAAAACTTTCCGAAAGCCCAAACAATTAGAAGGATTGAAACCTGGAACCAAG GTTACGATCAGGGCATCCAGAGGACAGCCGCGCACAGTGCCAATATCGTCCAACGACATGCCGCAGGGCCCTGGGCAGGAAACCGCTCCGCTGTCGTCTTCTACCGATCCCCAGCCCATCTTCCTGTACCCGCCTGTCCAGAGGAACGTCCAGAAGAGAGCGGTCAAAAAAAT GAGCGTCCTGGGGAGACAGACCTGCCTGGAGTGCAGCTTCGAAATCCCCGACTTCCCGAACCACTTCCCCACCTACGTGCACTGCTCGCTGTGTCGCTACAGCACCTGCTGCTCCAGAGCTTACGCCAACCACATGATCAA caaCCATGTTCCTCGGAAGAGTCCAAAATACTTGGCTTTGTTTAAAAACTACACTGCCTG CGGTGTGAAGCTGTCGTGTTCCTCCTGTCTCTTTGTAACATCTGAGGGTGATGCGATGGCCAAACATCTGGTTTTCAATCCATCACACGAGTTTAGTAACATTATTTTCCGAG gGCCTACTTGGATATCGCATTCCAG GCACGTTCAGCCCCAGGACAAAAGCGTGAAGAACACGTGCCCTGCCTATTCCCCGGCTAAAGCTGCTACTGTGAAAACAAAGTCTGTGTTACCCGCGAAGGACGACCTGGAGCCCGAGCTGGCACCGGCAGCCTACGGCCGGCCTCTGGTCTGCCAGGAGGAAGAGTGCTTAAATATTGATGCTCAAGAAGACGAGCAGCCGACAAAGGAGCCCGAGCCCGCGAGCAAAAAGGAGCAGCTGTCGGTAAAGAAGCTGCGAGTTGTACTGTTTGCCTTGTGCTGCAACACGGAGCAGGCTGCGGAGCACTTCCGAAACCCTCAGAGGCGGATCAAGCGCTGGCTACGCAGGTTTCAAGCTTTCCAAGAAGAGAACTTGGCGTCCCTGTCGGAGGGCAAGTACCTCAGCTTAGAGGCTGAAGAGAAGCTGGCGGAATGGGTCCTCACGCAGagggagcagcagctgcctgtcAACGAGGAGACTCTCTTCCAGAAAGCCACCAAGATCGGCCGCTCCCTCGAAGGTGGCTTCAAGATCTCCTACGAGTGGGCGGTGAGGTTCATGCTGCGGCACAACCTCAGCACGCACACGCGAAGGGCCGTGGCTCACCCTCTCCCCAAAGACGTGGAGGACAACGCCAGTTGCTTCATCGAGTTCGTGCAGCGGCAAATCCACACTCAAGACCTGCCCCTCTCCATGATCGCCGCCATCGATGAGATCTCCCTCTTCCTCGACGTGGAGGTGCTGAGCAGCGATGACCGGAAGGAGAACGCTCTGCAGACGGTGGGGACCGGGGAGCCCTGGTGCGACGTTGTCCTCACCATCCTCGCCGACGGAAGCGTTCTCCCAACGCTGGTCTTCTACCGGGGTCACGTACAGCAGCCCGCCAACGTGCCGGAATCCATCATGTTGGAAGCAAAGGAGAACGGATACAGCGACGACGAAGTCATGGAGCTGTGGTCGTCCCGAGTGTGGCAGAAGCACACGCGGTGCCAGAACAGCAAGGGCATGCTCGTGCTGGACTGTCACCGAACGCACCTCTCCGAGGAGGTACTGTCCTTGCTGAGCGCCTCCAGCACCCTGCCGGCTGTCGTCCCCGCTGGCTGCAGCTCCAAAATCCAACCCCTGGATGTTTGTATAAAAAGGACTGTGAAAAATTTCTTGCATAAAAAGTGGAAAGAGCAAGCCAAGGAGATGGCGGACTCCACGTGCGACTCGGACATTCTCCTCCAGCTGGTTCTGTGCTGGCTGGCGGAGGTGCTGGAGGTCATTGGTGACTCTCCCGAACTGGTGCAGCAGTCCTTCCTGGTGGCCAGCGTCCTGCCCGGCCCCGACGGCACCGCCAACTCGCCCCGGCGCAACGCCGACATGCAGGAGGAGCTGATCGCCtcgctggaggagcagctgaagctgagcgaggggcagcgggaggcggcggcggccgaggccCAGGACCGGAGGGAGGCCGAGGAGGCCGCGGACCCCGAGATCCTCCATCAGCTCTTCGAAGGGGAAAGCGAGACTGAGTCCTTCTATGGCTTTGAAGACGCCGATTTGGATCTGATGGAAATCTGA